Proteins encoded in a region of the Gulosibacter sediminis genome:
- a CDS encoding NAD-dependent succinate-semialdehyde dehydrogenase → MTYPTEAELLAKVPTQLLIGGEWVDGEGGDAFVVNNPATGTELVRVANASVEQGIAALDAAVAVKDEWARTPARTRAELLRKAFDEVMARRDEFALLMTLEMGKPLAEAQGEVNYGGEFLRWFSEQAPRIVGRYTENPEGTQRMFVSHHPVGPCFLITPWNFPLAMATRKIAPALAAGNTVIVKPASLTPLTTLYFAKVLEEVGVPKGVVNVITTRNTGGVTNAIMEDDRLRKISFTGSTPVGVGLMKKAADKVLRSSMELGGNAPFVVFEDADLDKAVEGVIAAKFRNIGQACTAANRIIVQASIADEFSKRVAAKVNDFKMGPGIEDGVVIGPLVEQKAVDKVKELVDDAVEQGAEVVSGGSPVDGDGYFFEATVLKNITEGAKIFREEIFGPVLPIITFETEDEAVALANGTEYGLMSYVFTESFDRGQRMMDRIESGMMGLNVGVLSNAAAPFGGVKQSGLGKEGSFEGIEEYLYTKYTAIPNPYATA, encoded by the coding sequence ATGACCTACCCAACTGAGGCAGAGCTCCTCGCGAAGGTTCCGACCCAGCTGCTCATTGGCGGCGAATGGGTCGATGGCGAAGGCGGCGACGCATTCGTCGTGAACAACCCCGCGACCGGCACCGAACTCGTCCGCGTGGCGAACGCATCCGTCGAGCAGGGCATTGCGGCCCTCGATGCCGCCGTCGCGGTCAAGGACGAGTGGGCTCGCACGCCCGCCCGCACCCGCGCTGAGCTGCTGCGCAAGGCCTTCGACGAGGTCATGGCCCGCCGCGACGAGTTTGCCCTGCTCATGACCCTCGAGATGGGCAAGCCCCTCGCCGAGGCGCAGGGCGAGGTGAACTACGGTGGCGAGTTCCTCCGCTGGTTCTCCGAGCAGGCCCCGCGCATCGTCGGCCGCTACACCGAGAACCCCGAGGGCACGCAGCGCATGTTCGTGTCGCACCACCCGGTCGGCCCCTGCTTCCTCATCACCCCGTGGAACTTCCCGCTTGCCATGGCGACGCGCAAGATTGCCCCCGCGCTCGCGGCAGGCAACACCGTCATCGTGAAGCCGGCGTCGCTGACGCCGCTCACCACGCTCTACTTCGCGAAGGTGCTCGAAGAGGTCGGCGTGCCGAAGGGCGTCGTCAACGTCATCACCACCCGCAACACCGGTGGCGTCACGAACGCGATCATGGAGGACGACCGTCTCCGCAAGATTTCGTTCACGGGTTCGACCCCGGTCGGCGTTGGCCTCATGAAGAAGGCCGCCGACAAGGTGCTGCGCTCGTCGATGGAGCTCGGCGGCAACGCCCCGTTCGTCGTGTTCGAGGACGCCGACCTGGACAAGGCCGTTGAGGGTGTCATCGCCGCGAAGTTCCGCAACATCGGTCAGGCGTGCACCGCCGCGAACCGCATCATCGTGCAGGCGTCGATCGCCGACGAGTTCTCGAAGCGTGTCGCCGCGAAGGTGAACGACTTCAAGATGGGCCCCGGCATCGAGGACGGCGTCGTGATCGGCCCGCTCGTCGAGCAGAAGGCCGTCGACAAGGTCAAGGAGCTCGTCGACGACGCCGTGGAGCAGGGCGCCGAGGTCGTGTCGGGCGGTAGCCCGGTCGACGGCGACGGGTACTTCTTCGAGGCGACCGTGCTGAAGAACATCACCGAGGGCGCCAAGATCTTCCGCGAGGAGATCTTCGGCCCGGTGCTGCCGATCATCACCTTCGAGACCGAGGACGAAGCCGTCGCGCTCGCGAACGGCACCGAATACGGCCTCATGTCGTACGTCTTCACCGAGAGCTTCGACCGCGGCCAGCGCATGATGGACCGCATCGAGTCGGGCATGATGGGCCTCAACGTCGGCGTGCTGTCGAACGCGGCCGCGCCCTTCGGTGGCGTGAAGCAGTCGGGCCTCGGCAAGGAAGGTTCGTTCGAGGGCATCGAGGAGTACCTCTACACGAAGTACACCGCCATCCCGAACCCCTACGCCACGGCCTAA
- a CDS encoding IclR family transcriptional regulator: MAHTTANRQTSSHAQTLSRGIRALEVLAEAGRPISIADLAAALDVHRSVAYRILRTLEDHGLVRRDSQGLIRLGPRMAQLARGVQRDLQTVALPELTDLANRFAVTAFVGLLDEDDIVTLMSVEPRVASTSVAQRPGSRHPVTAGAAGLAVRMQMSGPELNELRAHGLDPDDEGIRAAHLRGHATSSNEAVPGLSALAVPLPLADEQLASLAVVFLNSGEDRDEAAIVADLHEAARTISTALA; this comes from the coding sequence ATGGCCCACACCACCGCGAACCGACAGACGTCCTCGCACGCGCAGACGCTGTCCCGCGGTATCCGGGCCCTCGAGGTGCTCGCGGAGGCCGGCCGGCCGATCTCGATCGCCGACCTCGCCGCGGCACTCGACGTGCACCGCTCGGTGGCCTACCGCATCCTGCGCACCCTCGAAGACCACGGGCTCGTGCGCCGCGACTCGCAGGGGCTCATTCGTCTCGGCCCGCGCATGGCGCAGCTCGCGCGCGGCGTGCAGCGCGACCTGCAGACCGTCGCGCTGCCCGAGCTCACCGACCTCGCGAACCGCTTCGCCGTCACCGCCTTCGTCGGCCTGCTCGACGAGGACGACATCGTCACCCTCATGAGCGTCGAGCCGCGGGTCGCGTCGACCTCAGTCGCGCAGCGCCCGGGCAGCCGGCATCCAGTCACGGCGGGCGCAGCCGGCCTCGCGGTGCGGATGCAGATGAGCGGCCCCGAGCTCAACGAACTTCGCGCACACGGCCTCGACCCCGACGACGAAGGCATCCGCGCGGCGCACCTGCGCGGCCACGCGACCTCGTCGAACGAAGCGGTGCCGGGCCTCTCGGCGCTCGCCGTGCCCCTCCCCCTCGCGGATGAGCAGCTCGCGTCGCTCGCCGTCGTGTTCCTCAACTCGGGCGAGGACCGCGACGAGGCCGCGATCGTCGCGGACCTGCACGAGGCGGCACGCACGATCTCGACCGCGCTCGCGTAG
- a CDS encoding sensor histidine kinase, protein MPTKTMSLRNRVLVSLIGITAITLFITTLVDFVIDWIDYDEQVAGGFDRSFAQVTELARNGVDPATGEPFASAEALVQLAIERAVSEPGQGFLGIVDGEARWAAPTTVALRVEDDPEFVERVEAEAEGASGTTELTFGTAERTYRVLLVPIAMAANDATDGTDAFVIAYDVSTGRSALLQQHLLSLLVGAFVLALAGLFAWRAFGRVLAPLTAARQTAEEVTASDLSSRIPVEGNDDLALLVGTINAMLDRLEAAFAGQRELLDEVSHELRTPLTIVQGHLELLDEHDPEEVADTRALVLDELARMNRLIEDLLLLAKSGRPDFVRRSEVDLAELLDGVMQKVRPLGDRDWQLESRPEVVVRLDPQRITQALLQLAGNAVQYSAPGSRVAIGAYLEPAAGILRIWVQDAGVGIAPEQRQRVFERFEREEDGGELPTIGGGLGIGLAIVTSIARGHDGAVDLESQPGVGSRFTLVLPLRQSEPDPEPEASGAAA, encoded by the coding sequence ATGCCGACTAAAACGATGTCGCTGCGCAATCGCGTGCTCGTCTCACTTATCGGCATCACCGCGATCACGCTGTTCATCACGACGCTCGTTGACTTCGTCATCGACTGGATCGACTACGACGAGCAGGTTGCCGGCGGCTTCGATCGCTCGTTCGCGCAGGTGACCGAGCTCGCGCGCAACGGTGTCGACCCGGCGACGGGCGAGCCGTTCGCGTCGGCCGAGGCGCTCGTGCAGCTCGCGATTGAGCGCGCCGTGTCAGAGCCCGGGCAGGGCTTCCTCGGCATCGTCGACGGCGAGGCGCGGTGGGCGGCGCCGACGACCGTGGCGCTGCGCGTCGAGGACGACCCGGAGTTTGTCGAGCGCGTTGAGGCCGAGGCGGAGGGCGCGAGCGGCACCACCGAGCTCACCTTTGGTACCGCCGAGCGCACCTATCGCGTGCTGCTCGTGCCGATCGCGATGGCGGCGAACGATGCGACTGACGGCACCGATGCGTTTGTCATTGCCTATGACGTGTCGACCGGGCGCAGCGCGCTGCTGCAGCAGCATCTGCTCAGCCTCCTAGTCGGCGCCTTCGTGCTCGCGCTCGCCGGGCTGTTCGCGTGGCGCGCGTTTGGCCGCGTGCTCGCGCCGCTCACGGCCGCGCGCCAGACGGCCGAGGAGGTCACGGCATCCGATCTCAGCAGCCGGATTCCGGTCGAAGGCAACGACGATCTCGCGCTGCTCGTGGGCACGATCAACGCGATGCTTGACCGGCTCGAGGCCGCGTTTGCCGGGCAGCGCGAGCTGCTTGACGAGGTGAGCCACGAGTTGCGCACGCCGCTCACGATCGTGCAGGGGCACCTCGAGCTGCTCGACGAGCATGACCCCGAGGAGGTCGCCGACACGCGCGCGCTCGTGCTCGACGAGCTCGCGCGCATGAACCGGCTGATCGAAGACCTGTTGCTGCTCGCGAAGTCGGGGCGGCCCGACTTTGTGCGCCGCAGTGAGGTCGACCTCGCCGAGCTGCTCGACGGCGTCATGCAGAAGGTGCGCCCGCTCGGCGACCGCGACTGGCAGCTCGAGTCGCGGCCCGAGGTGGTCGTGCGCCTCGACCCTCAGCGCATCACGCAGGCGCTGCTGCAGCTCGCGGGCAACGCGGTGCAGTATTCCGCGCCCGGCAGCCGCGTCGCGATTGGCGCCTACCTCGAGCCGGCCGCCGGCATACTGCGCATCTGGGTGCAGGATGCGGGGGTTGGCATCGCGCCCGAGCAGCGGCAGCGCGTGTTCGAGCGTTTCGAGCGCGAGGAGGACGGCGGTGAACTGCCGACGATCGGCGGCGGGCTCGGCATCGGCCTCGCGATCGTCACCTCGATCGCCCGCGGCCACGACGGCGCCGTCGACCTCGAGTCGCAGCCCGGCGTCGGCAGCCGGTTTACGCTCGTGCTGCCACTACGTCAGTCCGAACCCGACCCCGAACCCGAAGCGAGCGGAGCCGCAGCGTGA
- a CDS encoding MFS transporter, which yields MVESREGGAQRAPGILLFVLIAAMAVGIVFNFGVTSLSAPLIETFGITDGQFGIILSTIFLSAGLTSTLLGVLADRLRTIVQFAIIMIGTLLAFVVTIVWHSFAGFIVAALLVGPAQAMSNPVTNRLVATRVPAAQRSIWMGWKQSGVQMGMLVAGLSFPLIAAVGDWAAAALFGAAISAACFAISWVVLNRLRRPANGAPTPSTGTIVTNPGEATKLPPAVWVFAAISFLNAVGTQGVNTYVSLFSIREFGFPVELGGLLLGVIGVIGILSRVGWGRVNGSWGRPVPLISIMNLGGIAGLGALCLASITGQAWLVWVGIAMHAALPLAANVVINSGIIAAAPRARIGIASGLVSAGMYLGFASGPAIIGWLVDHTGGFLASWGAVACTYALCFGLALVLAYLQRGDRT from the coding sequence ATGGTGGAGAGTCGTGAGGGTGGGGCGCAGCGCGCGCCGGGCATCCTGTTGTTTGTGTTGATCGCCGCGATGGCGGTCGGCATCGTCTTCAACTTCGGCGTCACCTCGCTGAGCGCGCCGCTCATCGAGACGTTCGGCATCACCGACGGCCAGTTCGGCATCATCCTCTCGACGATCTTCCTCTCGGCCGGCCTCACCTCGACGCTACTCGGTGTGCTCGCCGACCGGCTGCGCACCATCGTGCAGTTCGCGATCATCATGATCGGCACGCTGCTCGCCTTCGTCGTCACCATCGTCTGGCACAGCTTCGCCGGCTTCATCGTCGCGGCGCTGCTCGTCGGCCCAGCCCAGGCGATGTCGAACCCGGTCACGAACCGGCTCGTCGCGACGCGCGTGCCGGCCGCGCAGCGCTCGATCTGGATGGGCTGGAAACAGTCGGGCGTGCAGATGGGCATGCTCGTCGCCGGCCTGAGCTTCCCGCTCATTGCCGCGGTCGGCGACTGGGCCGCCGCAGCGCTCTTCGGCGCCGCGATCAGCGCCGCCTGCTTCGCGATCAGCTGGGTCGTGCTCAACCGCCTTCGCCGCCCCGCCAATGGCGCCCCGACGCCGTCGACCGGCACGATCGTCACCAACCCGGGCGAGGCGACGAAACTGCCGCCCGCGGTCTGGGTCTTCGCCGCCATCTCGTTCCTCAACGCCGTCGGCACGCAGGGCGTGAACACCTACGTGTCGCTGTTCTCGATCCGTGAGTTCGGCTTCCCGGTCGAGCTCGGCGGCCTGCTGCTCGGCGTCATCGGCGTTATCGGCATCCTCAGCCGCGTCGGCTGGGGCCGCGTCAACGGCAGCTGGGGCCGCCCCGTGCCGCTCATCTCGATCATGAATCTCGGCGGCATCGCGGGCCTCGGCGCGCTCTGCCTCGCGTCGATTACCGGCCAGGCATGGCTCGTCTGGGTTGGCATCGCGATGCACGCGGCCCTCCCGCTCGCCGCCAACGTCGTCATCAACTCGGGCATCATCGCGGCCGCGCCGCGCGCCCGCATTGGCATCGCCTCCGGCCTCGTCTCGGCGGGCATGTACCTCGGCTTCGCGTCGGGCCCCGCGATCATCGGCTGGCTCGTCGACCACACGGGCGGCTTCCTCGCCAGCTGGGGCGCCGTCGCCTGCACCTACGCGCTCTGCTTCGGGCTCGCGCTCGTGCTCGCGTACCTGCAACGTGGAGACCGCACATAA
- a CDS encoding stage II sporulation protein M, translating to MDIDAYAAAQRAEWERLSELSRSRRLSGADSDALIARYQAGATDLSAIRTATGDSAESVRLSLDLARARRRFTRVRRNVLVVLREFFVEQLPASLYSVRWWTLAAAVLTIVAGVFSYFWHMSNPEILSFYGSQSGLQQYAEEDFINYYSEYSESAFTAQVFTNNAFIAAQCIAFGITGIYPIFVLIQNGIGLGMSAAVLASFGHLDAFFLWIAPHGLLELTMIFVAGGAGFALFWSLVVPGNRTRVDAMGAAGRTLIIVAVGTTIFLLLSGLVEGFVTRQEWPWAVKIGIGALALGAYLAYSLVLGRRSYLAGHRGDLRASEAGYTQVYAD from the coding sequence ATGGACATCGACGCCTACGCGGCCGCGCAACGCGCGGAATGGGAGCGGCTCAGCGAATTGTCGCGCAGCCGCCGACTTAGCGGCGCCGATTCGGATGCGCTCATCGCCCGGTATCAGGCTGGCGCGACCGACCTCTCGGCCATCCGCACGGCGACCGGCGACAGTGCCGAGAGCGTGCGCCTCTCGCTCGACCTTGCTCGGGCCCGCCGCCGCTTCACCCGCGTGCGCCGCAACGTGCTCGTCGTGCTGCGCGAGTTTTTCGTTGAGCAGCTGCCCGCATCCCTCTATAGCGTGCGCTGGTGGACTCTCGCGGCCGCCGTGCTCACCATCGTCGCGGGCGTCTTCTCGTACTTCTGGCACATGTCGAACCCCGAGATCCTCAGCTTCTACGGCAGCCAGTCGGGCCTGCAGCAGTATGCCGAGGAGGACTTCATCAACTACTACTCGGAGTATTCCGAGTCGGCCTTCACTGCCCAAGTGTTCACGAACAACGCGTTCATCGCGGCGCAGTGTATCGCGTTCGGTATCACCGGCATCTATCCGATCTTCGTGCTCATTCAGAACGGCATCGGCCTCGGCATGTCGGCGGCGGTGCTCGCGTCGTTCGGGCACCTCGACGCGTTCTTCCTCTGGATCGCGCCGCACGGCCTGCTTGAGCTCACGATGATCTTCGTCGCGGGCGGGGCGGGCTTCGCGCTGTTCTGGTCGCTCGTCGTGCCCGGCAACCGCACGCGGGTGGATGCGATGGGCGCGGCCGGGCGCACGCTCATCATCGTCGCGGTCGGCACGACGATCTTCCTGCTGCTCTCGGGCCTCGTCGAGGGCTTCGTCACGCGGCAGGAATGGCCGTGGGCGGTGAAGATCGGCATCGGCGCGCTCGCACTTGGCGCGTATCTCGCCTACAGCCTCGTGCTTGGCCGGCGCTCGTACCTGGCGGGGCATCGCGGCGATCTGCGCGCATCCGAGGCTGGGTACACCCAGGTCTATGCCGACTAA
- a CDS encoding RDD family protein: MSSQPAPRVASFADDDVVIGEGVALSIPAAGWLLRAGSAAIDAFVIFVGYLVSLLLLAWMLTNFLQNSNVRFEDVWINVIQITWAVLWFILVPLTIEVLSNGRSLGKLIFGLRVVRDDGGAIGFRHSFVRALAGLAEIFLTLGSIAALVGLFNGRSKRVGDFLAGTYAQYERAPRPQPLALALPPQLVAWARVADVARLPDPLARRIRDFFVQSTKLAPAARQHLAGDLARRARPYVHPIPDVDAETFLVGVSVVRRDREYFGMQRRRQRSARLEGVLHGNPHGFPTRG, from the coding sequence ATGTCTTCGCAGCCCGCGCCCCGAGTTGCCTCGTTTGCCGACGACGATGTCGTCATTGGCGAGGGCGTCGCCCTGAGCATCCCGGCCGCCGGCTGGCTGTTGCGCGCGGGCAGCGCCGCGATCGACGCGTTCGTGATCTTCGTCGGCTACCTGGTCTCGCTGCTCCTGCTCGCCTGGATGCTCACGAACTTCCTACAGAACAGCAACGTGAGGTTCGAGGACGTCTGGATCAACGTGATTCAGATCACCTGGGCGGTGCTCTGGTTCATCCTCGTGCCCCTCACGATCGAGGTGCTCTCGAACGGCCGTTCGCTCGGCAAGCTCATCTTCGGGCTCCGCGTCGTGCGCGACGACGGCGGCGCGATCGGCTTCCGCCACTCGTTCGTGCGCGCCCTCGCGGGCCTCGCCGAGATCTTCCTCACGCTCGGTAGCATCGCCGCGCTCGTCGGCCTGTTCAATGGTCGCTCGAAGCGTGTCGGCGACTTCCTCGCCGGCACCTACGCGCAGTACGAGCGCGCGCCGCGGCCCCAACCGCTCGCCCTCGCGCTGCCGCCGCAGCTCGTGGCCTGGGCCCGCGTCGCCGACGTCGCGCGCCTGCCCGACCCGCTCGCCCGCCGCATCCGCGACTTCTTCGTGCAGTCAACGAAGCTCGCGCCGGCGGCGCGCCAGCACCTCGCGGGTGACCTGGCGCGCCGGGCGCGACCGTACGTGCATCCGATTCCCGACGTCGACGCCGAGACTTTCCTCGTCGGCGTCAGCGTCGTGCGTCGCGACCGCGAATACTTCGGGATGCAGCGGCGCCGGCAGCGCTCGGCCCGCCTCGAGGGCGTGCTGCACGGCAACCCGCACGGCTTCCCGACCCGCGGCTAG
- a CDS encoding HSP90 family protein has translation MTTENFQVDLRGIVEILSHHLYSSPRVFVRELIQNARDALVARERLGQSTASGFQAPIELIVDEPHRALLVRDAGIGLTEQEARQLLSTIGASSKRGEFAQARRDYLGQFGIGLLSCFLVADQIEVRSRSAREPNAPTMHWIGSGDGTFTVTEAAGPLAAPGTEVWVRARPEDADWVSYDRVELLASKFAELLPVPITVRRGADTGPGRVVSRHTPPWQLAEPDALEWCSRTFGISPLAAFPIDVPVAGVRGLAFVSSNSISTKHRGGDRVFSNGMFVADDNTQLVPEWATFVKVALEAGSLPLTASRESLQETELVRDVQAEVGRQLRTGIERLAAEGGDRFAQFLDVHSTNLLAMAAADDAMLQFVARHYLWETSSGLVPFAQMPSKISYASTVGEFSANAPLVAAQGGMLVNGGYTNSIVVLEAFSRAQTRVRVSPFSRTEQLDALPQPKPERRSLAEQLRAVATPVLDDLGVGLDLRDFAPASVLSLHVPPAPAGFDFSDEAADDDPWAALIGDAKKPDPVDRRPKLVLNVRANAVRAVVAARTPELQQQAVRALYLLSLLQAGQRLNADEQRTLADALGELLVAAT, from the coding sequence GTGACAACCGAGAACTTCCAGGTTGACCTGCGCGGCATCGTCGAGATCCTCTCGCACCATCTCTACTCGAGCCCGCGGGTATTCGTGCGCGAGCTCATCCAGAACGCGAGGGATGCGCTGGTCGCGCGCGAGCGCCTCGGCCAGTCCACCGCATCCGGCTTTCAGGCGCCGATCGAGCTCATCGTCGACGAGCCGCACCGCGCGCTGCTCGTGCGCGACGCCGGCATCGGACTCACCGAGCAGGAGGCCCGGCAGCTGCTGTCGACCATCGGCGCGTCGAGCAAGCGCGGCGAGTTCGCGCAGGCCCGCCGCGACTACCTCGGCCAGTTCGGCATCGGCCTGCTCTCGTGCTTCCTCGTCGCCGACCAGATCGAGGTGCGCTCGCGCAGCGCCCGCGAGCCGAACGCCCCGACGATGCACTGGATCGGCAGCGGCGACGGCACCTTCACCGTGACCGAGGCGGCGGGCCCGCTCGCCGCACCCGGCACCGAGGTGTGGGTGCGGGCGCGGCCCGAGGACGCCGACTGGGTGAGCTACGACCGCGTCGAGCTGCTCGCATCGAAGTTCGCCGAGCTGCTGCCGGTGCCGATCACGGTGCGCCGCGGCGCCGACACCGGCCCCGGCCGAGTCGTGAGCCGGCATACCCCGCCGTGGCAGCTGGCCGAGCCGGATGCGCTCGAATGGTGCTCGCGCACGTTCGGCATTTCGCCGCTCGCGGCCTTCCCGATCGACGTGCCCGTCGCGGGCGTGCGCGGCCTCGCGTTCGTCTCGAGCAACTCGATCTCGACGAAGCACCGCGGCGGCGACCGCGTCTTCTCGAACGGCATGTTCGTCGCCGACGACAACACCCAGCTCGTGCCCGAGTGGGCGACATTCGTGAAGGTCGCGCTTGAGGCGGGCTCGCTGCCGCTCACCGCATCCCGCGAATCCCTGCAAGAGACCGAGCTCGTGCGCGACGTGCAGGCCGAGGTCGGCCGGCAGCTGCGCACCGGCATCGAGCGCCTCGCGGCCGAGGGCGGCGACCGCTTCGCCCAGTTCCTCGACGTGCACTCGACGAACCTGCTTGCGATGGCCGCTGCCGACGACGCGATGCTACAGTTCGTCGCGCGCCACTACCTCTGGGAGACGAGCTCGGGCCTCGTGCCGTTCGCGCAGATGCCGAGCAAGATCAGCTACGCCTCGACGGTGGGGGAGTTCAGCGCGAACGCCCCGCTCGTCGCGGCGCAGGGCGGGATGCTCGTCAACGGCGGCTACACGAACTCGATCGTCGTGCTCGAGGCCTTCAGTCGCGCCCAGACGCGCGTGCGGGTGAGCCCGTTCTCGCGCACCGAACAGCTCGACGCACTGCCGCAGCCGAAGCCCGAGCGGCGGTCGCTCGCCGAGCAGTTGCGGGCCGTCGCGACGCCGGTGCTCGACGACCTCGGCGTCGGGCTCGACCTGCGCGACTTCGCCCCGGCATCGGTGCTTTCGCTGCACGTGCCGCCCGCGCCCGCCGGCTTCGACTTCTCCGACGAGGCTGCCGACGATGACCCGTGGGCCGCCCTCATCGGCGACGCCAAGAAGCCCGACCCCGTCGACCGACGCCCGAAGCTCGTGCTCAACGTGCGCGCCAACGCGGTGCGCGCCGTCGTCGCCGCGCGCACGCCCGAGCTGCAGCAGCAGGCCGTGCGCGCCCTCTACCTCCTCAGCCTGCTCCAGGCAGGTCAACGACTCAACGCTGATGAGCAGCGAACCCTGGCGGATGCGCTGGGCGAGTTGCTCGTCGCGGCCACCTGA